The Candidatus Tanganyikabacteria bacterium genome contains the following window.
CGAGCCGAGGGCGCGGGCGAGGTCGGCGGCGTCATGCACTGCTTCACGGGCACCCGCGACCTGGCCCTGGCCTGCGTCGATCTCGGCTTCCATGTCAGCTTCAGCGGCGTGCTGTGCTTCCCGAAGTCGGCCGACCTGCGCGAGGTCGCGCGGGCCATCCCCCTGGAGCGCACCCTCGTCGAGACCGACGCGCCGTACCTGGCGCCGCCGCCGCATCGCGGCAGGCGCAACGAACCGGCCTACGTGGTCGCGGTCATCGAGGCCCTGGCGGGAATCCACGGCCGGCCGGCCGAGGAGGTCGCCGAGATCACGGCGCGCAACGCCCGCGTGCTGTTCGGCCTGCCGACCCCATGACCGTCCGGTCGAATCGAAGCGAGACTTGACCTGACCGCCGCTTACGTCCACGCGTCTGGCCTCGTGGTCACCCTGAACCAGGTTCAGGGTGTTTCGGCCGGCGGCGGCGCCACCTCGAGGGCGGGCGGCGGGGCCTCGGCCGGCGGGGCGACCTCGACCGGCCTACCCGCGTCGGAATGCAACGCGCGATACTTGTTGGGGATGCCGGTGGCCTCCTGCAACTCCCTGCCCAGTTCCCACATCTGGTTGTCGTCGTGATTCTTGGCCCCCGCAGGGCTGAAGCCCACCGCACCGATCATCACGCCGATGTGTTTGTTGAAGCCCGCGTCCACCGGCGTCATCGCCCGGTGGGTTGCGCCCATGTGCACAAGGCCGGAGCAGGCGCAAATGTAGTTGGGCGCTTCGGGCGTGGCCTGCAGGTAGAAGCAGGTGCCGCCCACCGCCGCGACCACCTTGGGCGCCTTCACCTGGTAGTCCATGGGTTTGCCGACGAGCGACATCAGGCCGCCCACGACCAACTGCACGAAGGATTTCTTCCGGGAGATGGCCGGCACCCGGGCCTCGCTCGCCGGATAGAGCCGGAAAATGGCGCCGTCGGCCAGGACGACGTCGGCGACGCCTCCCGAGCCCGTCCTGAGCCGATCGCCGGCCCGCACCAGCGCACCCACCGCCGCAGGCCGCCCGTTGATGGTCAGATCGACGGCCTTGACCACGCGCCCCTGCGCCACCGGCGCGCGGCGCGTGCGGGCGGCCGCGGGATCCCCGAAAACGGCGCCCGCCAGGCTGGCGCACAGGACGGCGGCGATGACGGTGCGACGATTCATCTGACGACTCCTTCGCGGGCTGGTTGTGCGGCGGGCGCCTCGACCGGCGCCGGGACCTCGAACACCAGCGTACCAGTTGATTTGCCTTTGAGAATAGATTCCCCGAGAGGCCGCAACTCCACCGCGCCCGTGACCAGAGCCGCCGTGGCGCCGCTGACCAGGATCGACGTCTCGAACTGCTTGTTGAGCCCTTCCAGCCGCGAGGCCGTGTTGACCGTGTCGCCGATGGCCGTGAAGTCGAGCTTGAGCGGGGAGCCGAAGTTGCCCACCAGGGCCTCGCCCGAGTGGATGCCGATGCGGATGCGCAGGCGTTCGGCGCCGCCGTCCGCCGCCCATGCGGCGCGCAACCCTGCCATCGCCCGCTGCATGCCGATCGCCGCCTGGACCGCCCTGCGTGCGTCCTCGCGCGGGTCCGACTGCCCGATGTTGCCCCATACGGCCATCACCGCGTCGCCGATGTACTTGTCGAGAGTGCCGCCGTGGTCGAACACCACCTGCGTGAGGGCAGAGAGGACCTCGTTGAGCCGCTCGCCCACCAGATCCGGCGGATGGGTCTCGGAAAACGTCGTGAAGCCCTCGATGTCGGTGAACAGGACGGTGATCTCGCGGCGCTCGTTGCGCAAGGTCGGCAACTGGTCGGGGTGGCGCAACATCTCGTCGACCACCCTGGGCGCGACGTACCGGGAGAACGTCGCGCGGATGCGCGCCTTCTCCCGCTCGGCTACCACGAAGCGCCGCCCGTACACGGCAGGCCACGCGAGGCCGGCGGCGGCGATCGGCGGCAACACCGGCAGATCCAGCCCCAGGCGGAAGGCGAAGGTCGCGACGGAGGCGAAGGCCACGATCAGGCAGACGGCGCCGATGAGGCCCCAGCTTGGCGCCAGGCGCCCGAAGACCGCGACGGCGGCCACGCTCCCGCCCGCCGCCAGCGCCAGGCCCAGCCACCAGGGGGCCGCCCGCGGCGGATCGCCCCGCCGCAGCGTGTCGATGGCATTGGCGTGGATCTCCACGCCCGGCATCCAGGAATCGCCCCGGGCGAAGGGGGTGTGGAACATGTCGTGCAACAGCGGCGCCGACGTCCCGACCAGCACTATCTTGTCCTTGAAGAAATCGGCGTACGAGCCGGTCCGTTCGTCGGCCTCCGGGGAGATCGCCGGGTCGATGCGCGGATCCAGCACGTCGGCCAGCACGAGCGAGTAGCTCACGGTCGGATAGGTCTGCGGCGGGCCCGCGAAACGGATGCTCACGGACTCCTTGCCGAACCTGCGCTCGGCGCGCGCCGCGGCCGCCGGATCGGCGGCGCGCAGCACGGCCAGATCGAAGGTGGGCGCACCCGAGCGCCCGAAGAGCCGGAAGGTCCGGATGGCGCCGTCGGGGTCCGGATACGCACTGACCTCGCCGTTGGCCGCCTCGAAGAACGGCGCCTGGTAGGTCGTGGGCTGCGCAACAGTGCCCCGGACGGCCTGCACGTCCCGCTCCAGCCCGCCCAGCACGACGTTTCCGGCCTCCTGGATGGCATGCCGCAGGCCGATGTCCTCGGCCGGGTTCGGCCCCCGGGTCATGAAGGTCACGTCGAACGCGATAACCCGGGCCCCCCAGCCGTGGAGCTTGCGCACCAGGTGAGCGTGGAGGCGGCGCGGCCACGGGTACTCGCCCAGGGCCTCCAGCGAGGTATCGTCCATGTCCACGACGACGATCGACGGTTCGGGCCGCGCCACGGCCTGCTGGGCAGCGACCCGCAGGTCGCCCGCGCCCAGTTCCACCGCCGCGAGGGGGCTCCACGGCGCCGAGAACAGGACCCAGAGCACCAGGCCCAGGCCCAGGCCGAGTGCCAGGGAGTACTTGCGGGAAATCACGTATCTCTCGTACCCGGAATGCTCGGAGCCGGGAACCCCCGGGAGCGCCGGTGCTAGATCCCCGCGCCGTGCAGGAAGTCCTCGACAGGCTGCGGGATTTCAGCCCTGTCCGGCCGCCCGGGATGATGCGCCTTGATCTCGCTCTCGAGCGCCGCCACGCGGTCGGCGAGGGCCTTGATGGCCTGCGCCTCGGGGTCGGGCATGAACGACTCGCTCTCGGGCGGCGCGACCGGCTTGCCCTCGATCATCATCACGCGGCCCGGCACGCCCACGACGGTGGCATGCGGCGGCACGTCGCGGAGCACCACCGACCCGGCGCCGATGCGGGCGCCCTCGCCCACCGTGATGGCCCCCAGGACCGCCGCGCCGGCCCCGACGATGACGTTGTCGCAGAGCGTGGGGTGGCGCTTCTCCTTGCGCGTGCTTGTGCCGCCCAGCGTGACCTGGTGGTAGAGCAGCACGTCGTCGCCGATCTCCGAAGTCTCGCCGATCACCACGGCGGCGCCGTGGTCGATGAAGAGTCGCCGGCCGATCCGCGCGCCGGGATGGATCTCGATGAGCGTGAACCACCGCACCAGTTGCGAGAGCAATCGCGGGATCAGCGGAACCCGCGCCTTCCAGAGCGCATGCGAGACGCGATGCCAGAACACCGCATGCAGGGACGGATACGACAGGATGACCTCGACCATGCCGCCGGCCGCCGGATCCTCGCGGCGAATGCGAGCGGCGGTTTCGATCAGATCGCGGAGCAAAGCTTGCTAGGGACCAACGTTGGCGGCCGACAGGGCGGGCAGGGCCTCGCTCGCCGACTGCACGGCCTTGAGGCTCTCCGCCTGCTGGCGCTCCGCGGAAAACAGCAGCGTCGAGAGGTAGCGTTCGCCGGTGTCGGGAAGAATCACGACGATGCGCTTGCCGGCGTTCTCGGCGCGCCTGGCGAAAGCCACCGCGCAGTGCGCCATGGCACCGCTGCTGATGCCGACATGTAGGCCCTCCTCCCGGGCGAGGCGCCTCGCGAAGGCGATGGCGTCGTCGGAGGAGACCTTCATGATCTCGCCCAGCGAGAAGTCGCGCAGGCCGGCCAGGAGTTGTGGATCCACGTTGCGCGGGATGAACCCGGTCCCGATGCCCTGGATCTTGTGGGGCTGCGGTGGACCGTCTCCCGACAGGGCCGGGCTCTCGACCGGTTCCACGGCGACGAAGCGGAGCGCCGGCTTGCGGGCGCGCAAGCGCCGGTAGCAGCCGGTCAGGGTGCCCCCGGTGCCGACCCCGGCCACGATGACGTCCACCTGGCCGTCGGTATCCGCCCAGATCTCCTCGGCCGTGGTCTCCTCGTGGATTCGCGGGTTGTCGGAATTCTCGAACTGCTGGGGGACCCAGGAGTTGGGCGTCGCGACCGCGATTTCGTGGGCCATGCGGATGGCTTCGGGCATTCCCAGCGCGCCCGGGGTCAGGACCACCTCGGCGCCGTACGACAGCAGCAGCGTCCGCCGCTCCATCGAGCAGGTGTCCGGCATCGTCAGGATGAGCCGGTAACCGCGAGCCGCGGCGACGAAGGCCAGGGCGATGCCGGTGTTGCCGCTGGTGGGCTCGACGATGACCGTCCGGCCGGGTGCGATGTCGCCCCGCGCCTCGGCGCCCAGGATCATGGCGACGCCGATGCGGTCCTTGACGCTGCCGGCCGGATTGAAGGACTCGAGCTTGGCGACGACCGTGCCCGCGCACCCCTGGGTGACGCGCGAAAGCTGGAGAAGCGGCGTACGGCCGATCAGCTCGGTCGGGTTCTGGAAGATCTTCATGCCAGGCTCCGCTCGGGTGCTTCGAAGTACGGCAGGACCACGCTCTCCACCGTCCCTAGTTCGATGTCGAAGACGTCCATCCGCTCCATCGGGCCCGCGTAGAAGTGGATGGACACCGTCCGTCCGCGATGCTCCGGATGGTTGCCCATCTCGTGAATCTCGCCCATTGCGGCGTGGTGCACGTTGCCCGGCCCGGCGCGGTCCGCCCGGGCGATCGCCAGGCGGGCTTTGCCAGGCTCGGCGCCGTTGTTGCGCTCGTACGTGTTGAAGAAGAGCTCGCCCTCGTAGACGTAGAAGACGCCGAACGAGTCGCCGTGGTTGTGGATCACCGTCTTCTGGCCCGGCTCCCAGCACATGCAGACCGCTTCGAAGAGGTGGTTCTTGACCATCAGGTTTCGAGCGTACTTGTCGGAGGCGAAGTGCTTGTGCGGTTCGATCAGCGCGGGCGGGAACTGGAGATCCCCGACGAGTTCGGTCAGGCGCTCGAGCGGTAGCTCGGCCTTTTCCAGCGGCGCCACGAAAGCCATGAACTCATCCCAGGTCATCGCCGTACCTCCCGGGGCCGCGCGCGTCCACCGCCGACCCGGGGCGATCTTAGCACGTAGGCTCGGCCGGTACCGGCCTCAGAGCGACTCGGGGAAGAACCGGCTGATGGCGTCTATGACGTCTATGGGCAGATAGGGCTTGCCCAGGTAGTCGTCGAATCCCGCCTTGAGGTTTTGCTTGACCTCGCTCAGTTCGACGACCGCGGTCTGCCCGATCACCACGGTGGTCGCGAGGTCGGGATCGGCCTTGATGCGGCGCGTGGCCTCGACGCCGTCGAAGTCGCCGGGCATGCGGATGTCCATGAGCACCAGGTCCGGCCGGAACTCCCGGGCGACCGAGACCGCCTCCGGGCCGGTCGCCGCGGTGCGAATCTCGTATCCCTTGTTGCCCAGCGTGATCTCAAGCAGATCCCGCATCTCCGCTTCGTCGTCGGAAATGAGGATGCGGAGCTTGGCGTCTTGAGTCATGGGAACCGGGGCTTTCTGGAGACTCAGGCTCATGGCTGAGGTTTATCAATCAAGGATAAAGCATGAGTCGCCTGAAGATGGCGCAAACATTTATACCCCGAAGGGGTTGGGGGCTTTTTCGCCCGTATTGACGAGCACGGTCTTCTCCTCGGTGTAGGCCTCCAGGGACCGGAGCGACAGTTCCCGGCCGAAACCCGATTGCTTGTAGCCGCCGAAGGGAAGTCCGGGGAACGCCGAAAATGGCGTGTTGATGCCGACGCCGCCGGCCTTGATGCGGGCGGCCAGACGGTGCGCCCGCCCGACGTCGCGCGTCCAGATCGTGCCGAAGAGCCCGTAATCCACGGCGTTGGCCAGATCGGCCGCCTGCTGCTCGCTCTCGAACCGGCTGACGGTCACGACCGGGCCGAAGATCTCCTCGCGGAATGCCTTGTTGTCAGGCGCCACATCGGCGAGCACCGTGGGCAGGTAGAAATGGCCGCCCTTCGGCTCCGCGGGCCGCTCGCCGCCGCACCGGAGCTTCGCGCCGCCCGCCACGCCGGCCTTGACGTAGCTGTCCACCTTCTGCCAGTGCTCGGCGGAGATCAGCGATCCCACCTGGGTCTGCGGGTCGAGGGGATCGCCGACCCTGATCTTGGCGGCCTTTTCGCAGAACAGTTCGAGGAAGCGGTCGTAAACGGCGCTCTCCACCAACAGGCGGCTCCGCGCCTCGCACGACTGGCCCGCGCCGTAGAAGATCGCATAGCAAGACGCGGCCGCGGCAGCCTCGAGATCGGCATCCGCGAACACGATATTGGGCGACTTGCCGCCCAGTTCAAGGGTCAGGCGCTTGAGGGTGCCGGCGGCCTCGCGCATGATCTGCCGGCCGGTCTCGGTCCCGCCCGTGAAGGCGACCTTGTCGACGCCGGGATGGCGCACCAGGGCGGCACCCACCGTCTCGCCGGGCCCGTTGAGGACGTTGAGGACGCCCGCGGGCACGCCGGCCTCGGCCAGGATGTCGGCCAGCAGCAGCGCCGTGACGGGCGTGAGCTCGGACGGCTTGAGTACTACGGCGCATCCGGCCGCCAGGGCCGGCGCAAGCTTCCAGGAGGCCATCATGAACGGGTAGTTCCAGGGGATGATCTGCGCGCAGACGCCTACCGGCTCGCGCACTGTGTAGGCGAGCATCCCCGGCAGGATGGGGGGCGCCGTCTCGCCGTAGATCTTGGTGGCCGCTCCGGCGAAGAACTCGAAGACCTCGGCGCCCGACAGCACCTCGCCCTTGGCGTGGGCAATCGCCTTGCCGTTGTTGCGCGACTCGTGGTGCGCAAGGTCGTCGGCGCGGGCGCGGATCAGATCGGCGGCCTTGTTGAGGATCTTGGTGCGCTTGCCGGCCGGGGTGGTCGCCCACCGCTCCAGGGCCTTGCGCGCCGCGGCGACGGCCTTGTCGACGTCCTGGGCGGTCGCCTCGTCGCAGACCGCCAGGCGCTCGGCGGTGGCCGGATCGAAGACGTCGAACGTGCGGCCCTCGGCGCCGGGCGCCTTTTCGCCGCCGATGAGCAGGGGGTAACGGACCAGGTCTAGCGTAGCGGTCATGGGTTTCCTCCAGGCCCGCAATTATCGCTCAGATGCGCGAAACGCGGACCCGGCCCACGGCCGCCGTGAGCTTGAGATTGATGCGGCCCTTGGCCTTGGCGTAATTGGGCGTCTCGCGGCCGTCCAGATCGTCGGGCCAGCTCACGTGGGCAAGGGCCACGTCCTTCTCCACGACGCGAATACCGATGGCCTTGGGCACCTTGAGGTCGATGGCGCCCACCCCGGCCTGGATGTCGACTTGCGCCGTCCCGGAGAGGGGGCCGGCGAAATCGAGCTCCAGCGTACCCGCGCCCCCCTGGTAGGCCAGGTTCTGGATCCTGGCGAATCCGAGGCCGCGCAGCTTGACCCGCGACGCGCCGCCCTCGATTTCCGCGTGCTCGAGAGAGACGCGATTGAGTTTCTCCCAGAAGACCTCCACGGTCGCCGCTCCGGTCGAGAGCGACAGGTCGCGCACCTTGAGGCCGCCCAGGTCCATGATGGCCCGGGCCGCGCCGAACTTGAGCGCCAGATCCCACACGGGCAGTGGCGAGAGGTGCACGTCCCACTCCTGGTCGGGCGAGCCCTGCAGGAGCTTGGGCCTCTCCGAAGTCAGCGACAGGGTGCCGCCCGCGAGTTCGACGCGCGGCTTGACCTCGGGATCGTGCTCGACCTCGAGGGCGAAGAGTTTGCCTGGCGGTGCGTCGGGATACAGGTCGAAGCGCTTCACGGCGGCGATGTTGCCGTCGAGCCTGACGGCCCGCAGCTTGCGGATGGGCTCGGACGCCTTGAAGACCTCGGGAGCCGCCAGGGCCGGCAGTGCGGTCAGGGCCACGAGAACGGGCGAGATCAACAGGCGCATTCTCTCCTCCTACCACGCCCAGAGTAACTTAACCTGGCGATAACTGGAAGCTGGGCAAGGCCCGCCGCCGGGCCCGCCATAGAACATGCGATGGGAAACGCAGGGCCCGCGATCGCGCTCGCAGCCGCCATCCTGATCGCTTCGGGATGCGGCAAACCCGCCACGTCCGCCTACTCGGGCGCCGCCCCGGCGCGGACCGGAGCGGCGGCGAAGGCTCGCGACCCCAAGCTGGCGCAGGCGCTGATCAAGGCCATCTGGGAGCGCGATTCCGACACGGTCAAATTCGTCCTGGCGCAGGGCGCCGACCCCGATCTGAAGGACGAGTTCGGCTATCCGGTGCTTGTGCTGGCGGCGGGCGACGGCCAGACGGACAGCGTGCGGGCATTGCTCGCGGCCACCGCCGACGTCACCGTGCGCGACCCCGACCAGCGCACGGCGCTGATGGAAGGCGCCGAGAGCGGTGTCGCCGAAATCGCGCAGATGCTCATCTCCGCCCGGGCCGACCTCAACGCCCAGGACGCCTTGAAATGGACGGCCCTGCACGGCGCCGCCTTCTACGGAAAGGTCGACACGGTCAAGATCCTGCTGGCCGCCCACGCCGACATCGAACTCAAGACCGACCGCGGCCGCACCGCCCAGGAACTCGCCGAAGAGATGGGCTACAAGGACGTAGTGGCGCTGATCGAGGCGGCCAAGCCGCGGATCCTGCCGGTTCCCGGCAAGCCCTGATAGCGGCGCCCAGCAGCCTTTGCACCACGCCGCCCGCCGGCACGGAGGCCGGCGCCACCCGGCACAGCGCCTCCTCGGGTGGGGCCGGCGTCTCTTCCGGCCTCAGGCAACCGGCACAGCGCCTCCTCGGGTGGGGCCGGCGTCTCTGCCGGCCTCATAGCGGCGCTCAGATGACCTGGCGCCTATCGGACGCAGGCACGGAGGCCTGCGCCACCGATGCAACGGGTGGGGCCGGCCTCCGTGCCGGCCGCGATGCCGGAGCGAAGTCATCAGAGCCGCGCTATCAGGCGCGCTCGACGATCGCGGCGATACCCTGGCCGACGCCCACGCACATGGTCGCCAGGCCGTACCGGCCTTCGCGGCGCCGCAATTCGTGGACCAGGGTCGCCAGGATGCGCGCCCCGCTTGCCCCCAGAGGATGCCCCATCGCGATGGCGCCGCCGTTGACATTGACCTTGGCCGGATCCAGTCCCAGGTCCCGGATGCAGGCGAGGGACTGCGCCGCGAACGCCTCGTTGAGTTCGACGAGGTCGATCTGGTCGATCGTCAGGCCGGCGCGGGCGAGGGCCTTGCGGACGGCAGGGACCGGCCCCACGCCCATGACGGCTGGATCGACGCCGGCCACCGCCGACGCCACGAACCGGGCCAGGGGCTTGACCTGCGCGAACCCGGCATAGCGCTCCGACGCGATCACCAGGGCCGCGGCGCCGTCGTTGACGCCGCTGGAGTTGCCGGCCGTCACGCTGCCGCCCTCGCGAAACGCCGCCTTGAGCCTGGCCAAGTCGGCCGGAGTCGTCTCCGGCCGCGGGTGCTCGTCTTGCGCCACGGTGGTCGTGGCCCCCTTCTTGCCCGGGATCTCGACCGCCACTAGCTCCTCGGCGAAGCGGCCGGCCTGCGCAGCGGCCTGCCAGCGGGCCTGGCTCTCGGCCGCGAAGCCATCCTGGTCCTCGCGGGAAATCTCCCAGGACCCGGCGACGTTTTCGGCCGTCTCGCCCATCGAGTAGGGGTGGTGCATGGCGGCCAGGCGGGGATTGGTGAAGCGCCAGCCGATGGTCGTGTCGAATAGCTGCGCGTCGCGCGACCAGGCGGCGGCGGCCTTGGCCAGCACGAAGGGGGCGCGCGTCATCGACTCCACACCGCCAGCCACGAAGAGTTCGCCCTCGCCGGCCGCGATGGCGTGCGCCGCGCTGATCGCGGCTTGCAGGCCCGAGCCGCAGAGGCGATTGACCGTCTGGCCGCCGACGGTCTCGGGCAGGCCGGCCAGGAGGAGGGCCATGCGGGCCACGTTGCGGTTGTCCTCGCCGGCCTGGTTGGCGCAGCCGAATATGACGTCCTCGATGTCGGCCGGCGGCACGCCCGCGCGCGCGACCGCCGCCTTGATTACCAGGGCCGCCAGGTCGTCTGGCCGGACTCCGGCCAGGGCGCCGCCGTGGCGGCCGATCGGGGTGCGGACGGCGGACAGGATGCAGGCGGCGTTCATGACGCCGTCAGTTTAGCTCCCCGCGCGACGCTTCGCCGCAGCACCGGCGCGACCCGGTAGCGCTCCTCGCCGTAGAAGAGGCGCAGCGCATCCAGCAACCGCTCGATGCGATCGGGCCCCAGTTTGTCCCCCCAGGCGAGCGGCCCCGCGGGGAAGTTCATGCCCAGCACCATGGCCCGGTCGATGTCGCCCGGCGACGCGATGCGCTCGCCCAGGGCGAAGCAGGCCTCGTTGACCAGCATCGCCACCACCCGGGCCGCGGCCGGATGCAGGCCGGGCAGCGCGAGCGGATCGGCGGGATCGTACTCGGGTGCCGGCTCCTGGGGGGGGACCTGCCCGTCCTCGTAGCCGTAGAAGCCTCGCCCTGTCTTGCGGCCGAGTTGCCGGGCGAGCACCATCCGGCGCTGCAACGGATGCGGGCGGAAGCGGGGCTCGCCGAAGTAGCCGTCGTGGACGGCCGATGTCACGGCGAAGTTGACGTCCAGGCCGATGAGGTCGAGCAACTCGAATGGCCCCATCCGGAAGCCCGCGGCCCGCAGAGCCGCGTCGATGGCACCGCAGGCGTACTCGGTGTCGCCTAGCATCTTGAGCGCCTCGAGGTAGAAAGGCCGCGCGACGCGGTTGACCACGAAACCCGGGGTGTCCTGGGCCTGAACGGGCGTCTTGCCGAGATCCAAGGCAAAGCGCGCCGCGCGCCGGGAGACGGCCGGAGCGGTCTGGTGGCCGGCAATCACCTCGACCAGGGCCATCCGCGGTACGGGGTTAAAGAAGTGCAGGCCCACGACCCGCTCGGGATGCCGGCAGGCCGCGGCGATGGCCGTCACCGGCAGCGCGGAGGTGTTGGTCGCGAGGATGGCCCGATCGGCAACCCGGGACTCCAGGTCGCCAAAGAGGCGCTTCTTGAGTTCGAGATCCTCGAAAACCGCCTCGACTACCAGATCCGCCGCGGCGATGTCCCCGAGACCCGCCCCGGCCCGCAGGCGCTCGCGCGCCCCGGCCACGGCGTCCGCCGGGAGCTTTCCCCGATCGGCCAGTCTGCCCAGGTCGGCCAGCACTGCGGCGATCGCCTCGCGAGGCCGCGCGGCGTCCTCGTCCACGAGGACCACCTCGCAGCCCGCCTGGGCGGCAACCTGCGCGATGCCGCGCCCCATGGTCCCGGCGCCGATGACGCCCACGACCTGGGGGCGAGCGTCCGGGCCCGCGCCCTCACCCGCGGAAGCCGCCACGGCGCCCTGCCCGGCTACCGCGACGCCGCCCGCGGCGGGATCAGCCGGCGATGGCGACGGCATCCTCGGTGGCCCACTCGGGCTCCCAGCGCGGGATGGTCAGGCCGGCCTCGCGAATCAGCGGGTGGATCTCGGCCGTGAACGCTTCGCGCACCTCCTGGTTGTCGCGCAGCTTGAGGCAGAAGCGCCGGTACTCGGCGTTCTTGCGCGTGCCCGGCCGGCCGAAGACGTTCATCGTGCGGACGTACCACTTGTCGAGGGCGAGTTGCGCCTCGTCGCGGGTGGCCGGATCGGCCGCCAGCTTCTTGACCCAGTAGTTGCCGTGGCCGACGTGCGCCAATTCCTCCTGGAAGATGCCGGCGATCGCCCGCGTCCAGGGCGCGTAGGAGCAGTTCTTGACGTCCTCGAGCTGATGGCCGGCGCCGCGGTCCATGCAGAAGTTGAACATGATGAAATCGGCCCAGGAGTCGATCGGGTAGTAGAAGATGTTGACCCGGGTGTCGGCGGCCAGGCGCTCGGTGCCGATGTTTGCCTCCGAGTCGTCGAGGCGGAAGTCGTAGTCGTGCTGGCCGATGTGGGCCTCGACGTCCACGCCCAGATCCTTGAGCAGGGAGTACATGACCTTGGCGTGGCGGATCTCGTCGCGCACGATGGACGCCACCGCGAGCTTCTCCTCGATGGTGGGCGCCTTGGCGATCCACGGCACGTAGCCGAGGCCGCCGGCCAGCTCCGAGTCGGCCTGCTGGGTCATGAGATTCACCAGGTGCTGGAAGTACTCGGGCGTCATGTCGTCCCGGCGCTCGATCTTTTCGCCGCGAGCGATCCGCGCGAGCAGGTCGGTTTCGGTAACCATCGGCTAGCGTCCTCCTCGTGGCCCTATCTTATCTCACCGGCCGGCGAAGGCGGGTTGCCGCTTCTCGGAAAACGCCTTGACTCCCTCCGCGAAATCGGCGGTGCGAGCCGCTACCTGCTGGGCGTAGGACTCGAACTCGAGGTGTTCTTCGAAGTGCAAGCCGACCGAATGGTTGAAAGCCCGCTTGAGGAGCCCGTGGGCCGCCGTCGGGCCTTCGGCGAAGGTCCTGGCCACGGCCTGCGCGGCGCCGGCCAGGTCGGCGGCGGCGACGACCTCGTTGGTCAGACCCCACTCGAGGCACCTGGCCGCATCGAGTTTCTCGCCCTTGGCGGCGATCTCGAACGCGCGGCCCATGCCCACGTATCGCGGCAAGAAGTATGTGGCGCCGCAGTCCGGCACCAGGCCGATCTTCACGAAGGCGCACAGCATGTAGCCGTCGTCGGCCATGACCCGGTAATCGCAGGCCAGCGCGAGGCTCATGCCCATGCCGGCCGCCGCGCCGTTTACCGCCGCCACGACGGGCTTCTGCATCGTACGGATCTTCACGATGAAGGGGTGGTACAGCTTGCGGAGCATCTCGCCGATGGGCAGGTCGGCCCCGTCCACGCGACCCTCGAGGTCCTGGCCGGCGCAGAAGCCCTTGCCGGCCCCGGTGAGGCACACGGCCCGCACGGCGGGATCCTTCTCGGCATCCTTGAGCGCCGCGAGCAACTCCTGCTTCATCTGGTCGTTGAAGGCGTTGCGGCGATCGGGCCGGTTTAGCGTGACGGTGGCGACGCCGTCTTCGACGGCGTACAGGATCGTATCGAATGCCATGTTTCCCTACCTCCCGGTGAACTGCGCCTTGCGCTTCTCGACGAACGCCCGCATGCCTTCCTTCTGGTCCTCGGTGGCAAACAGCATGTAAAACCGCTGCCGCTCG
Protein-coding sequences here:
- a CDS encoding ankyrin repeat domain-containing protein, with the protein product MGNAGPAIALAAAILIASGCGKPATSAYSGAAPARTGAAAKARDPKLAQALIKAIWERDSDTVKFVLAQGADPDLKDEFGYPVLVLAAGDGQTDSVRALLAATADVTVRDPDQRTALMEGAESGVAEIAQMLISARADLNAQDALKWTALHGAAFYGKVDTVKILLAAHADIELKTDRGRTAQELAEEMGYKDVVALIEAAKPRILPVPGKP
- a CDS encoding acetyl-CoA C-acyltransferase; translation: MNAACILSAVRTPIGRHGGALAGVRPDDLAALVIKAAVARAGVPPADIEDVIFGCANQAGEDNRNVARMALLLAGLPETVGGQTVNRLCGSGLQAAISAAHAIAAGEGELFVAGGVESMTRAPFVLAKAAAAWSRDAQLFDTTIGWRFTNPRLAAMHHPYSMGETAENVAGSWEISREDQDGFAAESQARWQAAAQAGRFAEELVAVEIPGKKGATTTVAQDEHPRPETTPADLARLKAAFREGGSVTAGNSSGVNDGAAALVIASERYAGFAQVKPLARFVASAVAGVDPAVMGVGPVPAVRKALARAGLTIDQIDLVELNEAFAAQSLACIRDLGLDPAKVNVNGGAIAMGHPLGASGARILATLVHELRRREGRYGLATMCVGVGQGIAAIVERA
- a CDS encoding 3-hydroxybutyryl-CoA dehydrogenase, encoding MPSPSPADPAAGGVAVAGQGAVAASAGEGAGPDARPQVVGVIGAGTMGRGIAQVAAQAGCEVVLVDEDAARPREAIAAVLADLGRLADRGKLPADAVAGARERLRAGAGLGDIAAADLVVEAVFEDLELKKRLFGDLESRVADRAILATNTSALPVTAIAAACRHPERVVGLHFFNPVPRMALVEVIAGHQTAPAVSRRAARFALDLGKTPVQAQDTPGFVVNRVARPFYLEALKMLGDTEYACGAIDAALRAAGFRMGPFELLDLIGLDVNFAVTSAVHDGYFGEPRFRPHPLQRRMVLARQLGRKTGRGFYGYEDGQVPPQEPAPEYDPADPLALPGLHPAAARVVAMLVNEACFALGERIASPGDIDRAMVLGMNFPAGPLAWGDKLGPDRIERLLDALRLFYGEERYRVAPVLRRSVARGAKLTAS
- a CDS encoding phenylacetate-CoA oxygenase subunit PaaI, coding for MVTETDLLARIARGEKIERRDDMTPEYFQHLVNLMTQQADSELAGGLGYVPWIAKAPTIEEKLAVASIVRDEIRHAKVMYSLLKDLGVDVEAHIGQHDYDFRLDDSEANIGTERLAADTRVNIFYYPIDSWADFIMFNFCMDRGAGHQLEDVKNCSYAPWTRAIAGIFQEELAHVGHGNYWVKKLAADPATRDEAQLALDKWYVRTMNVFGRPGTRKNAEYRRFCLKLRDNQEVREAFTAEIHPLIREAGLTIPRWEPEWATEDAVAIAG
- a CDS encoding enoyl-CoA hydratase/isomerase family protein, translated to MAFDTILYAVEDGVATVTLNRPDRRNAFNDQMKQELLAALKDAEKDPAVRAVCLTGAGKGFCAGQDLEGRVDGADLPIGEMLRKLYHPFIVKIRTMQKPVVAAVNGAAAGMGMSLALACDYRVMADDGYMLCAFVKIGLVPDCGATYFLPRYVGMGRAFEIAAKGEKLDAARCLEWGLTNEVVAAADLAGAAQAVARTFAEGPTAAHGLLKRAFNHSVGLHFEEHLEFESYAQQVAARTADFAEGVKAFSEKRQPAFAGR